DNA sequence from the bacterium genome:
TCGGTGTCGCGCGGCATTCCCAAGCTGCGGCTCGCGATCTGCGATTGGTACAAGCGGAATTACGACGTCGAGCTCAACTTCGACACCGAGGCCATCGCCACCATCGGCGCCAAGGAAGGCCTTTCCCATTTGATGCTGGCGACCACGACTCCCGGCGACGTGGTCATCGTGCAGAACCCCTCCTATCCGATACACATCTACTCGACCGTCATCGCCGGCGCCGACGCCCGGAGCGTGCGGACCGACGACGAGACCGATTTCTTCGAGAACCTGGAGCGGGCGACCAAAAGCATTTGGCCCAAGCCCAAGCTGCTCCTCTTGAGCTTCCCTTCCAACCCGACCGGCCAAACCGTCGACTTGGCTTTCTTCGAGCGGGTCATCGCCTTCGCCAAGGAAAACGAGATGACGGTGGTCCACGATTTCGCCTATGCCGATCTCTACTTCGAGGGGCCGCGGCCGCCGAGCATCCTGCAAGTGAAAGGCGCCAAGGACGTTGCGGTCGAGTTCTACACGCTCTCGAAAAGCTACAGCATGCCGGGTTGGCGGGTCGGTTTCTGCGTCGGGAATAAGGAGATCATCGCGGCTTTGGCCAAGATCAAGAGCTATATGGACTACGGCATGTTCCAGCCGATCCAGATCGCGGCGACCGTCGCCTTGAACGGCCCCACCAAGTGCGTCGAAGAGATCATCCAGACCTACCGCGAGCGCCGCGACGCCCTTTGCGACGGGCTTAACCGGGTCGGCTGGCCGATCGTGAAGCCGCGGGCGACGATGTTCGTTTGGGCCAGGATTCCCGAAGCCTTCGCCGCGATGGGCAGCCTCGAATTCAGCAAGTACTTGCTCAAAGAGGCCCAGGTCGCGGTGTCGCCCGGCATCGGCTTCGGCGAGTACGGCGAAGGCTACGTCCGCTTCGCCTTGGTTGAGAACGTCAAGCGGATCAAGCAGGCGGTTGCCGGGATCAAGAAAGCGTTGGCCAAGAAATGAATCGCAAACCCATCAAAATCGGCATGGTCGGCTTCGGCACCGTCGGCCGCGGGGTCTGGGAGATCCTTGAGGAGCACGGAGCTTTGCTCTCGCGCCGGGTCGGCGCGCCGCTCGAAATCAAGAAGATCGCCGTCCGCTCTAAGGGCAAGAAGCGCGGCGCCGCGCCGGCCAAAATTTTCACCGAAAATTTCCGAGAGCTCTTGGCCGATCCCGAAATCGCGATGATCGTCGAGGTGATGGGCGGAACCAAGGAGGCGAAGTCCTTGGCCCTGGCCGCGATCAAGGCCGGCAAACATTTGGTCACCGCCAACAAGGCCTTGCTGGCGATGCACGGCCGCGAGGTCTTCGGCGCGGCCCGGGCCGCCCAAGTCGACGTTTGCTTCGAGGCCGCGGTCGGCGGGGGAATTCCCATCCTCCGGGCCCTGC
Encoded proteins:
- a CDS encoding aminotransferase class I/II-fold pyridoxal phosphate-dependent enzyme codes for the protein MDFERIRRLPPYTLGVVTQLMTEARRRGEDIINLGMGNPDLPTPPHIVEKLVQAAKNTKNHRYSVSRGIPKLRLAICDWYKRNYDVELNFDTEAIATIGAKEGLSHLMLATTTPGDVVIVQNPSYPIHIYSTVIAGADARSVRTDDETDFFENLERATKSIWPKPKLLLLSFPSNPTGQTVDLAFFERVIAFAKENEMTVVHDFAYADLYFEGPRPPSILQVKGAKDVAVEFYTLSKSYSMPGWRVGFCVGNKEIIAALAKIKSYMDYGMFQPIQIAATVALNGPTKCVEEIIQTYRERRDALCDGLNRVGWPIVKPRATMFVWARIPEAFAAMGSLEFSKYLLKEAQVAVSPGIGFGEYGEGYVRFALVENVKRIKQAVAGIKKALAKK